One Vicia villosa cultivar HV-30 ecotype Madison, WI linkage group LG5, Vvil1.0, whole genome shotgun sequence genomic window, TAAAGGTGGATACAGATGAATGGGAGGATCCACGACCTTCTGAAGGTGCGAAGGCGGAAAACGAACAAAGACGGAGGTGAACGGAGCTTTTTCGGCGAGAGTAGAGGCGGTCTTCACGTTCAGGTGAGACTCCTTTTGCTATTTCTTATGGTTAAGTGCTTGTTTGGACCAAAACCCATTTTTCGTAATAGTGATTTTCTTTGGTTTCTCCGTCGGTTCATTTTGTTGGTCAAACATGTAAGTTTTTTTTCTAAATGAAGACATAATCAATAAATCTtatgtttttcttctttttttgaattttgattgtgttttatttgatTGTTTCTTGATTCGGATTCAGATCTCAATTGGGTAATATCTCTCCGGTAATATCCTTTTGTACAAGCATgtatttagttttgtttttctgtaGTATCAGGCAAGGTAAGTTGTGGAGGAGCTAGGAATTGTGATTaaggtttattttattattatacgaAATTGTATATTAAAGTTATTTTCTCATTACGCAGTTGTAACGATTGGCAAGTAAAAAGATGCAATGGAGATTTGTGCTGAAACTATGCATTCCAGTGggaaacaaactttgaagcattcTAAATCTGAAATTGAAGTAAAAAGATCAAGTGAATCCTCCATCTATTTCTTTGATGTTTAGAAGTTTTGTCTTCTTTTCTTACGATAACCAACTTTTTATGGTTCTGTTTTCATAGTTTCAAGTTAATTTTTTGACATAGTTTCGAGTCAGGTACGTTTTTGCGGTTTCGGTATTGATTTTAAATACTAGCATACAATATTATGAAGCTAAATGGATGAACGTTTACCcgttaaaaatgcataaaaatacgGCTTTTAGTCTTGCTCGCAAGGTGTTCGATAGAAGGCTTTAACCAATTTCATTCAAcgaagtttcttttcctttttcgctTCTGTTTCTTATTGATTGTTTCACTTGCTGAACTTGTGAACGTGAAGGAAGAAAGGACTTGTTGTTCTGTGGTGTGTGTTTAGTTTTGTGGTTACTGACAAACTATAATAATAATCCAAACACGTTTCAAATGGATCTAAACATATGAATAACTTTCCTAAAAATTATATGTGGCTTCTTCTACATTCTAATTTCATgtcctaattttaaaatttatgtcatttaatgttattgttgttgtatcATTTGACCAAATTTAAGGTTAATGTCCCTATTTTCCaagataatattttttaaacaaaatttaaatgtATGGCTCACGTGCATCTTAACtgacaatttttttaattcaatatGGCTTAAGTCATTCTAATATGCTGCTATACGTCTCATAAAGTTATAAATTGCAGATTTTTCTTTGTTAAAGCTGGAATGGTGGGTGGCTACTCATCAACTTATCCATTCTTGCCATTAGCATTCAAGATGGTACTTTGATCAAGTCAGTGATTCAAGATGCTGCAATTTCCCAGGGGAGCTTGGTATCAAGTTGTTCTTTTGATAGTGTCGATGACATTTTACTGTGGTTGTGTATGGTGCAGGCCCTGTTTCTTTATAAGATTGGCTGtgtatttattgatatttattatttGTCCAAGTTTGGGGTATTGGTTTTAGAACATTTATGtattttattgatatatttattatttgcattctcaagtaaagaaaaataatgaaagtttgagtattctttttttttacatatttacaATATATTGCGGAGGTCAAAAACCCCCACAAATTGGCTAAAAAGTCCCGCAAATCAGCCGCGTTTTTTAGTGAAAGTAGGCCTAAgaaagcgcttttctggaaaaagcgctgctataggggatgctacgagagcgcttttctagaaaaagcgctgctatagaggaggctacaaaagcgcttttctggaaaaagcgctgctataggcgaggctacgagagcgcttttggcgtaccaaaaagcgctgtctttacctacggcagcgctggctatggcagcgcttttaagcgctctaatagcccaaaaaaagcgctgtaaaagctgCTATTTGGCATAGTGTGGGCTTATGACTCCCATCTTTTCCGTTGATGAGGTTTGCCCTGTTTTCCGTAAGGCGTGCTTGGATATATTTGGGGAGCATGTTATTCATTGCAAGGAGCTTCCAAGATTCAAATATTGACATGACCTTGTTCGGGATGTCCTATTTGATAGATTTAGGCGTGCAGAGATATTTGGGAAGAAAGACACGCCTGCAAATTTCTTGACTGACCGACAGAAGGGGATAACGACTCTTAGGCCAACTGATGTTATGGTGTACGGATGGGTAAGAGAGAAACATGCATGTGTAGACTTGACTAGGGTTTCTCCACTGGTGGGGCTAAGAACTGGATGTTTTACTATGAGACAGACATCTCTCAAGGTTGCTTCAAGTAAAGTAGCCAAGCATGAGAAAGCGTGTTCCGACAATCAACATGCTTTCATACCATTTACTTTGACACTTTTAGGTTCCTGACGCCAAAAGCAATAGATCTTTTACGAGAGTGCGAAGGGTCATGCATATCAATGTTGTGTCACCTACGAAAATGAATgtagtttaaaaaaaatcaattttgctaTCAAAAAGTGATCGCGGCGCAACTTGTTGTCATTTGTCTTCTATTTCTGATATTATGTATGACAAAATCAATTAACTcggcaaaaaaaattataaacaatttaCAACTAGCAGGAACATACTCTCAAGATCCAAACATCCACCACTAGACCGCAGACACACATAAAGTGACTGGGCAATTAGTTCTGCAATGTCAATTTGTAacaaatttttttcttcattttatatgatttaaagaaaaataatcataaaaccTAATGAAGCacgttataaaataaaatacagcAAAATcatatgaataattaatttaacaaagtaCTATATTTTTACTTGGCTAATTATGGGTTCATTGGAAATTCAACGCGTCATTATTtactaaatttagaaaatataaataaaatgctACTTATAGTTacaaaatatttcttaaaatagCTACAAAACACTTATTAACAACGTTGTAGTTGTTTTTTTCTACACTTACAAATTCTCTATTCATATATGTTCTGTCTCTTAGCTAAGAGAgctacaaaaaaaatcaataaagttAGAACTGATTCATGTTCATTTCACAAACAAATTTCATTCAGTCtttcattcaattcaattcaattaatcATTTTTGAGAAAGTAAATTGATTATTAAGATAATAAAATGTCAAGAATCATTCAAGAGAAGAAGCTAGGTGCAGGACGTGTTGTTGCAGTAGCAATTGAAAACAACAAAACAAGCCAATATGCTGCTAAATGGGCTGTTGATAATCTTCTTCCTAAAGATCAACATCTTTTGTTACTTCATGTTAGACAAAGAGCTTCTTCAATTCCTACACCAAGTAAAattttcttattcttcttcttcattcatGAAGCCTATACATTTTtcatcatatcatatattgattgaATGATTCATGAGTTTATGCAGATGGAAACCTTATAGCTGTTGATGTCAATGATGATGTAGCTAGAGCTTACATGCAACAAATGGATAATGAATCGAAAGAGCTTTTCGCTTCGTTTCGTGTCTTCTGCAATAGAAAGAATGTAAGTTCAAATAAATCATGTAATTAGAACGACCAGGGCCGTCTTAAGTTTCCGGAGGCCTTATGTAGGTTGTTAGTTTTGGTATATCTGTGGTAAAACAAATAGGGGCTCTATTTTACCGATTTAATATGACAAATATTTAATGAGACCCTTTTTAGTTAGTCTGTGTGGTAGCCCGTCTTGCAGACCCTCAAAGACAGTCCTGAGAGGCTGAGACCGACTCTGGATTAGTCTATTGTTTTCGGCTTTCGGCCGAAGATAGATATATGTCtgatatttttttgttatttatttataacagATAACGTGCAAAGAAATCTTGTTGGAAGACTTGGATATAACTAAGGGTATCATAGAAGGTGTTACAACATATTCCATTGAGCTTCTTGTTCTTGGATCACCATCAAGGAGTGGTCTTGTAAGGTAGTTGTTTATTTTAACCATCTTGATCGATCTTTACAAGAAAACGAAAAATATTTCGAACCATCTTTAACTGTGCGAGAGTGTAACATAATCCGATTTTTTTATGAACTCTAATTCATGACAGAAGATTTAGGACAACTGATGTTCCTAGCCTCGTGTCGAAAGGAGCGCCTCCGTTTTGCACGGTGTacattatttccaaaggaaagaTCTCATCTGTGAAAACTGCTACTATGCCTTTACCTGCGAAGGCCGTAATGCGTAGTAATGCTATACAGGCGCCACAACAGCTGCAACAAAGTCCTGATAAATTCTATGTACAACAATCAATGCAAAACCACCCGCCACGACGTATGATATTTTCTCTTTCAATATTTGTtcgtcatttttttttgttttcgttaATGTTTCTCATAAAACACACTCTATTGATTTACAGCAACAGGAGAGAAGTCATCGTTACTTTCACGCCTTCAAGACGAAGAAGATGAAATCAGGTAAGTAACTTACGAATCCTTACGAAAGGAAGTGTACATGAGAAATGGTTCATGAGAAGACTAACTTGATTTTATGGACAGATCGCCATTCACGAGAGGCGCAAGACCAAATCACAAACCGTACGAGTCTACTGTCACTGACTCCGATATCTCCTTCGTGAGTAGCGGAAGGCCAAGTATCGATAGGATGTTCCCTTCATTGTATGAAGAAATGGACTCTGGAAGTGGAATTACCCCTCGGCTTTCAGGAGGCTCGGATTATGATATCAGAAGCTTCGGTTCGTCTTTCTCAGGTGCTAAGTCAATTGAACATGACTATTCATTCTGTTCACAAGACAGTGGAATGTCCATGTCACCGCAACAAAAGATATCAAGCTCGGTAAGCTTATTCTTAATCTAACCTATCAATCGTTCATATTACAGTCGCAGTCCTATCTTTTTCGTGTGTGCCGAGGAAGATAAAGTTTAATAAATGCGTGTTTCGATATTATAGGATGAAGTAGAAGCTGAAATGAGGAGATTGAGGTTAGAGCTGAAGCAAACAATGGAAATGTATAGTACAGCGTGCAAGGAAGCATTGACAGCAAAACAAAAGGTACTTGGCGGATTTTAATTTACTTCGCAGATTTACGAAACAGGCGACTAAGTTATTCTCCTGCAGGCAATTGAACTTCAGCGATGGAAATCTGACGAACAAAAGAAAAGCAGTGATGCAAAATTATCTGAAGAATCAGCATTCGCGGTAGCTGAGAAAGAGAGAGCGAAAAGTAAAGTTGCTATAGAGGCAGCAGAAGCAAGTAGAAAAATCGCAGAGTTGGAAGCACAGAAAAGAATGAGTGCAGAAATGAAATCTAACTCAGGAGGAGACAGTTTCTTACACGGTCCGGCTAGGTACCGAAGATACAGTATTGAGGAAATAGAAGAAGCAACAAAATACTTTTCCAACTCGCTCAAAATCGGTGAAGGAGGATATGGACCAGTCTATAGAGCTGAACTAGATCACACTGCAGTTGCAATAAAAGTGTTGAAACCTGATGCAGCTCAAGGACGGTCGCAGTTTAACCAAGAGGTATGCAAATCGGCAATAAAGAGTTTAAAACATACACATGATTTGATTGAACTATAGTTGAAGATTATTGACTTGTATCAATTAATAATGATTTGACCTTTGATTCATGCAGATTGAAGTTCTAAGTAGCATAAGACATCCAAACATGGTTCTCCTGCTCGGAGCATGTCCGGAGTTCGGTTGCCTAGTGTACGAGCACATGAGTAATGGAAGCTTGGATGATTGTCTCTTTAGGAGAAATAATAGTAAAGCACCAGTTCTACCATGGCAGCTAAGATTCCGAATTGCTGCGGAGATTGCCACTGGGCTGCTTTTCCTTCACCAGACGAAACCAGAACCATTGGTGCACCGTGATTTAAAACCCGGAAATATTTTGCTCGACCGGAATTATGTGAGCAAGATTAGTGATGTAGGGTTGGCAAGGCTTGTCCCTCCTTCGGTTGCAGACACGGTGACACAGTATCGAATGACCACAACTGCTGGAACTTTCTGTTACATTGATCCTGAGTATCAGCAAACGGGCATGCTCGGAACAAAGTCTGATATTTACTCGCTTGGTATCATGCTTCTACAGATTATAACAGCAAAGCCACCAATGGGTTTGAGTCACCATGTTGGAAGATCTATTGAGAGAGGTACTTTTGGTGAGATGCTCGATCCTGCTGTTGAAGATTGGCCAATTGAACATGCTATGCATTTTGCCAAGCTTGCTCTTCAGTGTGCTGAAATGAGAAGGAAAGATAGACCTGATCTTGGGAAAGTTATTTTGCCAGAGCTGAACAAACTCAGAGATTTTGCTGATGAGAACATGCCTATGATGATGATGTTTGGTGGTGGTAGCGGTGGAGGATTCAATCAACGAAATAATATGTATTCGCGATCCTCGTTGTCCTCCTCATCAAGTCAAGTGAGTCACATTCACATTTAGCAATTCATAATAACTATGCCAAAACATGTCCTGTTTTTctgatatataattatattttcttttataggaCTCGATGAGTGATTCACAGTCAATGTCTGGAATGTCTGGATATGAGAGTCGTTCAAGTTCGTCTTCAGTGGGAAAAATGTAAATTCTACAGTCCAGAGTAAATAGTAATGCTTCTGCTACCTTACCTTTCAACACTGATGCATAAAACGTGTTTCAAGATGCAGCACCAAAGCTGCATAATGACATAACACTGCAAAAGGCATCCACTTCAAAGTCTAGTTTTGAGTTATTTTGTGATTGACAATACCACAGATATGAATGTACTGCAGCTGTTCAATTGTATTTAGCAATTTTTTTATGCACAAATGGGTACCTGTTGCTTAAAGCTTGAAACTTACCTCATCGGCTTTGGACATACGCTAATGGTCAAATCTTTTGGACATATCTTGCTGGTTTTAAGCAGAATGAACAAATAAATTATGCAATAAATATGTAGTTTATTACTCTATCTAAAATTGTGTTCTTAATACAAGAATTACAAACATGAAATGAGACAAAAATCCTCTATAAAAACCATTGTAAAATCCCATAACCTAGCACTAACACTTGGGAcgataaataaaacataaaataattaattcattttaCAGTATAATTATTGATAAGATAATTGTGTGGGAGACTCGTTATCAAAATTTCATTAGAACTTTCACAAACACGCCCACGGACTACATATCGATTACAACAATGCAAATCTTTATAGAGATGGCATCACATAGTCATATCCATCAGGCAGTCAAGGCAGCTGGTTCTGTCGCATTGTTAACTTCTGTCTCATCGTGAACAAATACCCTCTTCGCCGGCGGGGGCTGCATTTGATTTGGACAACAGATAATttacaaaatcaaacaaaataaaaagaaaagtgtTGCGAGCATCACCAATTCTAAcactcttttcaacactctctcatgTGATGGGTGGAATTGATGTAGTTCACACCACTACATGAATTTCGTCCAACAAAAGAGGAAGTGTTGAAAAGAGTGTTAGaagcttttaaaaaaatttcacagTTTCAGAAGAGGTATTTCGACTAGAACATTGGATTTCAACTCTATTTTCAGTACACAAGAAAAGAACCATGATAGTATTTAAAGGTCCTGGATTATGGTTCCAAAGGCCTATCCAAACATTTCCAACAGAGacataaataattttgaaagacGTCGTCGCTAAGGAACACAAATAATATCAGCACTATATTAGATTCTTACCACGGCCAACTCCTCCTCGTGCTTTGGAATAAAAGCAGTATCAACCTTCCCATTTTTGAAATCCTGTAATACAATCAATAATGATATTGCATACATTAGTTGATTTCCTTCTGAGTTCTGAGGGACATAAAATTTTGTTAAAGGATACAAGTcactaaaaaaaatacataaaaagatGTACAGACCTGTGTATCAAGGATAAGTTTATGATAATCAATAGTTGTAGGAACTCCTGCAACAAAATTTTAAGTGTTAACATCATTATAGAAAGAGTAAGCCAGGTATCAAGATCATCTGAAGTCCTCTTCAAAGCAGAATGATTTAAAATTGTAGACTCTTGAGACTTCTAATATTGTAAACAAAATGGCTAAGTTCAGTTGACTTGAACCATAAGATTCTGCTTCAAACTGCAGAGGATTTGATTCTTTAAATAAACTCCTTTTGTTCtttttgcaaagtttatgaacaAGGTGGAAAGGAAAAGCATTTGACTTATATCAGTTTCCTGGCTTCAGGCATGCCAATCAATTTACAGCAAGTACATATATCTAAGGGATTATGATAGGATTcaatttaatatctaaaaaaCAGTAAATAAACAGGGAAAAGATTGTGTAAGAAAGCTCTGATTTTTATTAAGCTACTAGAGTTCAAATGGGATCTAGTAGTACAAGCTAAAAGCAGAAAGCTTAGAAATTGCAGAAAAAAAGATAGAAATGACAGAGGCTCTTAGAGAGGCCTATTACTCTCCCAAGTGGATATTCCACTACTCAATTTCTGCCTATCTGACTCACAATCATTACTGCTATTTATTTGCAAACCTAGTACTATTTGTCCACTCACAGCTGGACACCTGGCTCTGCCATGTGCTGTCCTAACAACCTTTGTCTCATATGCCagctgtcttttttttttttttctctctctctcttgcggGTCCTTTGGTAAACTTTTCCAAATCTACCAATTCTCCCCCCTTCAAAATTCTCCTTGACCTCAAGGAGAAATTCTGGAAATTCAGCCTGCAGTTTGTCCACACTCTCccatgaattttcaaactcaggcaAGCCCTTCCATTGAACCAATGCCTCTAGTCCACCCTGCTCATTTTTTCTCTGTTCCAGAATCTTCTCAGGGACTGGTTCCAGATGCCAATCTTCATTGATGCACACAGGTAAAGGCTGTGTTGCCACAGAAGGTGATACAGCTTTCTTGAGCAATGAAGCATGGAACACAGGATGCACCCTAGTGTCCTCTGGCAGCTTTAATTTATAAGCTGCTGCACCAATTTTTTGTATTGTTTCATAGGGACCATAATACCTTGGGCTAAGTTTTTTATTCAACCTTTTAGCCAATTTCCTCATTTTATAAGGCTGGATTTTCAGAAAAACACTCTCTCCAACCTCATACCCCACAGCCCTTCTATGTTTGTTTGCTTGACTCCTCATGACATCTTGAGCTCTAAGCAATTGCTCCTGCAGTTCCCTCAAAACCACATTCCTCTCGGCAGTCAATTTATTCACTTCATCTATTGCTGATGAAGGAGTATCCCCTCTTATCAACACAGGAGGCCTtctcccatacaatgcctcaaaaggCTTCAAAAGTTTCTCCCATTCCTCCTGCCCCCCTGTTTCCTTCAATGCTTCTGGTTCCCTAGAGTGCACATAGAATCCTACATCTTCATCTCTTAAATTTCTGAGCATAGCCTTCCAATTTGATTGCCTAACACATAAGGCAGAATCTCCTTTGATTTCATATGCCAAACCCTCTTTCTCCCATTTTAAACTGAGCTCTCCAAAGTTGGCTTCAATCTTCCCCAAACTCGCTAGCCAATCCATGCCTAACACCAATTCAGTACCACCTAACTCCATCATGAAAAAATGTTGACTGAATTTCACTCCCTGCATATTGAATTCCAGCCCCTCACACACTCCTTGATTTTTCACCTTCTCTCCATTTCCTACTTCAATCACATAAGTAGGAGTTTCCACTATTTTCACAGCTAGCTCTGCTGCCACTTTTGGgtcaataaaattgctggtagCCCCTGAATCTATTAAAGTCAGCAGCTTCTTCCCCTTCACTTCCACCCATACCTTGAAAGATTTGTTAGAAGTGAACCCATCCCTACTCTGCATAGATAATTGCAGAGTCTGCAGCTCTTTTACCCTATCTGCTACTGCCATATGGTTTTCTTCTAACCTCTCTACCTCTACCTCTTCCTCACTACTGTCTTCACACAGCTTCAAGCTCATATGTTTAAATTTGCAAACATGTTCCCTATTCCACTTGTCTCCacatttgaaacaaagccctttCTTGCTCCTTTCCTCCAGCTCTGCAGGGTCCAGCCTTCGACCCTTTCCTTTGTCCATTCCTCCTCCTTGATTCTTCTCACTTTCCTTCTTAGATCCTCCAGCCTCTGCAGGATCTTTCAATCTGAAAGTGCCTCCCCTATCTTTCCATGAGCTACCCTTCTTTGTGACAACCTCATTTTTTTCCTCAATTAATAGGGCTCTGTCCATCAACTCAGCTAAATCCTGGCTTTCATGGAGCTTCAACTCAGCCTGGATCTCATCCTTGAGTCCATTCAGAAAAATGGAGTCTAGCATGATTCGTTCCTCCCTCCTCAAAGGTGCCACcatcatttcaaatttctctctatACTCTCCTACTGAGCCTTTCTGTTTCAGACTCAATAATGGTCCCAAAGGGTTGTGCAGCAACCCTGGTTGAAAACGTCTCATCACGGCTATCTTGAATTCCTCCCACGTTTTCAAAGATGTTTGTTCTTCCCACCATTGGTACCAATTTAGGGCCCTATCCTCCATTGCCATCATTGCTACATCTAGTTTGTCCTTTGTCCTAACTTCGTTCAACAGGAAGTATCGTTCTATCTTCACCAGCCAACCATAAGCATCCTCACCTTTGAACAACGGAATCTCCAGTCTCCTTCGACTTCCAAAGAATCGTGAACGACCCTCACCTCTATTTCGCCGGTAACGGTGTTGCGATTCGCGTGAGAGGGAGCTTCTGTCgctctcttcttcctcttcttcgtcgTACCCACCCCTTGGTGGGCGTCCGTTTCTTCCATGGTTTCGCCGTGGTTGTTCTAAGATTATCTGACGGATTTGCTCAGCTGTAACGTGCGGCCTCGCCTGCTGCTCCAACACCATCAGGCGAATCTGTTCCAACGTTCCTTCGAAAGTGTTCATCCTTTGCTCTACTGAGTCGACTCTGTTTTCCATCTCACTACGAGTAACAACCATCCACTGTGTTCTTCGAACCAAGGCTCTAGATACCAAATTGATAGGATTcaatttaatatctaaaaaaCAGTAAATAAACAGGGAAAAGATTGTGTAAGAAAGCTCTGATTTTTATTAAGCTACTAGAGTTCAAATGGGATCTAGTAGTACAAGCTAAAAGCAGAAAGCTTAGAAATTGCAGAAAAAAAGATAGAAATGACAGAGGCTCTTAGAGAGGCCTATTACTCTCCCAAGTGGATATTCCACTACTCAATTTCTGCCTATCTGACTCACAATCATTACTGCTATTTATTTGCAAACCTAGTACTATTTGTCCACTCACAGCTGGACACCTGGCTCTGCCATGTGCTGTCCTAACAACCTTTGTCTCATATGCCagctgtcttttttttttttttctctctctctcttgcggGTCCTTTGGTAAACTTTTCCAAATCTACCAGATTATcacaataataaaaatcagatTGCTTTACCTGTGATAATAGTGTCATCAAGTGCCCTTTTCATGCGCTCAATTGCTTTTTCTCTAGTTGGAGCCCATACAATCAGCTGCAAAATGTTCTCGAAGTTAAGACATGAGAAAGAGTTTCAGATGAAAAAAAGTGCAGTCCACATGTGGTTGATTTattgcatccaagttcttctcaCAACATAATATATTGGGATACAGTGAGAAGTAtacattagttttttttaaaatgtaataaagGGAAAGTGTGAAAGCCATATGTGGAAAACATTAGgtcaaattaattaaatactttGAATTGAACCCCTCAACTTTTTCTCCCTTCATTATTTCCACTTGAATTGTATAGAACAACAACAAAGACATATATTCATTGTTGACAAATACTACAGGAAATACTACAAGCCTAATACAAATGATCATTTGCTTTATACAAATGATCATTTGCAATTCTTATACCAAAAGTATCACAGTATTGATTTACTACCTGTCTCTAAACCAGTGTTGTCgatggcggagagccaaaatcccgaCATACAGGCCGCTTTGCGGCGCCATTATTGCAGATTATGGCGGAAAAACCCGCAATAGCGGCcgatatttaccattgcggcGAGCCCAAAAACCGCCATGTATATCCGCCATAGCGGACATGGCGAGGCAATTTGATAACATTGCTCTAAACATAAGCCCTGTTTAATAAA contains:
- the LOC131603763 gene encoding U-box domain-containing protein 35-like — encoded protein: MSRIIQEKKLGAGRVVAVAIENNKTSQYAAKWAVDNLLPKDQHLLLLHVRQRASSIPTPNGNLIAVDVNDDVARAYMQQMDNESKELFASFRVFCNRKNITCKEILLEDLDITKGIIEGVTTYSIELLVLGSPSRSGLVRRFRTTDVPSLVSKGAPPFCTVYIISKGKISSVKTATMPLPAKAVMRSNAIQAPQQLQQSPDKFYVQQSMQNHPPRPTGEKSSLLSRLQDEEDEIRSPFTRGARPNHKPYESTVTDSDISFVSSGRPSIDRMFPSLYEEMDSGSGITPRLSGGSDYDIRSFGSSFSGAKSIEHDYSFCSQDSGMSMSPQQKISSSDEVEAEMRRLRLELKQTMEMYSTACKEALTAKQKAIELQRWKSDEQKKSSDAKLSEESAFAVAEKERAKSKVAIEAAEASRKIAELEAQKRMSAEMKSNSGGDSFLHGPARYRRYSIEEIEEATKYFSNSLKIGEGGYGPVYRAELDHTAVAIKVLKPDAAQGRSQFNQEIEVLSSIRHPNMVLLLGACPEFGCLVYEHMSNGSLDDCLFRRNNSKAPVLPWQLRFRIAAEIATGLLFLHQTKPEPLVHRDLKPGNILLDRNYVSKISDVGLARLVPPSVADTVTQYRMTTTAGTFCYIDPEYQQTGMLGTKSDIYSLGIMLLQIITAKPPMGLSHHVGRSIERGTFGEMLDPAVEDWPIEHAMHFAKLALQCAEMRRKDRPDLGKVILPELNKLRDFADENMPMMMMFGGGSGGGFNQRNNMYSRSSLSSSSSQDSMSDSQSMSGMSGYESRSSSSSVGKM